DNA sequence from the Thermodesulfobacteriota bacterium genome:
CGGGATCCAGTGCCCCTTCGTGCGCCATGCGGCCGAGGATCCGGATCGCGTCCGGCGGCTGCATCCCGGGACGATAGGGACGATCCTCGGTGATGGCGGTGACCACATCGGCCACGGCCATCACCCGGGCGCCCAGGGAGATTTCCTCCCCGGGGAGGCGGAAGGGGTAGCCCTGGCCATCCAGACGCTCGTGGTGCAGGGCGGCCCAGAGCCGGATCTCGTCGAGATCCCGGAATTTGTCCAATACCCAGTTGGTGTAGTAGGCGTGGGCCTTGATGACGTTCAGCTCCACCGGGGTCAGGCGGGCGGGCTTCTCCAGGATCTCCAGGGGCACCGCCAGCTTGCCCAGATCGTGGAGATGGCCGGCGATGGCCATCCGCTGGCATTGGGCCTCGGGCATGCCGGCCAGCCGGGCCAGCAGGCCGGCACAGGCCGCTACCCCGCTGGAGTGGGTGGCGGTGAAGCGGCTCCGGAAGTCGATGATCTGGCCGAACAGGGTGGCGATCTCCAAGAGGGTGGTGGTCGCCAGGTGGCCCTGGGCATACCGGGCCGCACCGGCGATGCTGGCGCCTCGGGAGATGGCGGCCATGTCCAGCCAGAAGGCCTCCTTGTGGGTCAGGCCCAGGAAGGCTGCGGTCACCTCGGGATGGAAGAGGGCCGGGGTGCTCCGGACGATCCGGGCCACAATCCCCTCCCGGAGGAAGAGGGGATTGGCCGACTCGCCAACCAGCGTGTCCACCCGGTCGGCCAGGTGGAGGATGTGGGCGCTGACCGGCACCTCCTGGCCCTGCCACCTCGCGCCGGCGCCATGGGCCCAGGGCAGGTGGTGGCAGCGGACCAGGTGGGCGGCCTTGGCAAAAGGTGGGAAGCGGGAGAGCAGCTGGTGGCCGGCCGCGGCGTGGTGCTGGAGCCCGGGGGCATCCACCCCGTCCAGCTCGAAGATCAGGGTGACGGTGCGGTCCCGCATGGCCAGGGCGCCGCAGTCGTGGAGCATGCCGGCGATGAGGGTGTCCCGGCAGACCGGACGGGGCAGCCCCATGGCCGTGGCCAGCTGCAGGGCGACGAACCCCACCCGCCGGTGGTGGTTGCTCAGGGCCGGGCTCACCAGGTCCATGGCCGTGGACAGGCTCTCCACCAGGTCCAGGGTGGAGACGGCTACCGGGGCGCGGAGAAAGGGCATGGCGCCAACAGCCTCGGATGGTCGGGAAAAGGGGATACCGCGGGCGTGACCGGCGTCCCCCCCATGGTCACGCCCTCTGGTGATCAGCCCCCAGGATCCTGCATCAGCTCGACAAGGATACCATGGGCGCCTGCCCGCGGGCAGAGGTTTTGGCCGTCCCAGGGGCCGACGCCTGGGGCAGTGCCCTGCCGGCCGCCGCCGGCGGCCGCCTTGACAACCCCGATTTTTTCGTTATACTCGTCCCTTGTTTACGGGTAGGCCGGGCGAGCGGACATAGCTCAGCTGGTAGAGTACAAGCTTCCCAAGCTTGGTGT
Encoded proteins:
- a CDS encoding HD domain-containing phosphohydrolase, with amino-acid sequence MPFLRAPVAVSTLDLVESLSTAMDLVSPALSNHHRRVGFVALQLATAMGLPRPVCRDTLIAGMLHDCGALAMRDRTVTLIFELDGVDAPGLQHHAAAGHQLLSRFPPFAKAAHLVRCHHLPWAHGAGARWQGQEVPVSAHILHLADRVDTLVGESANPLFLREGIVARIVRSTPALFHPEVTAAFLGLTHKEAFWLDMAAISRGASIAGAARYAQGHLATTTLLEIATLFGQIIDFRSRFTATHSSGVAACAGLLARLAGMPEAQCQRMAIAGHLHDLGKLAVPLEILEKPARLTPVELNVIKAHAYYTNWVLDKFRDLDEIRLWAALHHERLDGQGYPFRLPGEEISLGARVMAVADVVTAITEDRPYRPGMQPPDAIRILGRMAHEGALDPDLVHLLLDHLDHVSQTRCEAQENSRREYAAFGAAR